A stretch of DNA from Rhodothermaceae bacterium:
GTACCACCAGGACATGTGTGAAGCCGCAAAGTGTAACCAGCTCACCCCGCACGCAAAGAGCACAACAGAACCCGCAGCGACCGCAATCACACCACTAAACACACTAGTTTTATTCTTTCCGATCAGGCCAATGACGTATGCCGATAATGGCATCCCTAGGAGATAACCTGCACTGACAGCAGTGGTCAAGTAGGTCAAACCGTGCCCGCTCCCGGCATAGACGGGCAAGAACATTCCGATCAACAGGTAGAGGATCATGGACAAAAAGCCGTTCCGTGCCCCAAGTACTAAACCACTCCCATATACGAAAAGGGTCTGTAATGTGACCGGGATCTCCCAAAGATAGATGCGCACCTGAGCGCCAAGTGCCGTGGCGACTGCAAAGAAGGTGACTGCTAGAAGTTGAACAAGTACGGAAGCCTTCTCGGGAGTCAATGTCTCTATCCAAGGAGTCCGAGCCGATGGTGCGGTCATGGTACGCGGTAGGTGACTGAAACTGGACTTCGTTACCCTTTGAAGTCCTATATGTTTCGGATTGGATCACCGGTATGGTACCTTTTTAAGTGTGATTTCGTACCACGCGATCTTAACTGCGCAATCTTGTCATCCTTCTCCATGCAGGGGCCCTACTGGACATTGGCCAACCTACTCAGTATCTCTCGTGTCCCACTTTCTGGCGCGGCGGCAGTGGTTATTTTTACGGATGGGCCCGTAATCTGGAGCCTGGCCTTGATTCTTGCAGCCGGGCTTACGGACTTGCTTGATGGCCAGGTTGCTCGCCGCACAAACACCGTATCCGAGTGGGGCAAGATCCTGGATCCGGCTGCAGATAAGATCTCTGCCGCTCTGCTGGGGATTGCACTCGTGTGGAAAAGCTTGCTGCCTTTCTGGGTTCTGGGAGCAATCATTCTGCGCGATTTTCTGATTGTAATGGGCGGGTTCTTTCTAACGCGTTATCTCGGACATGTGCAAATGAGCAACCTTCCCGGCAAGATTGCAGCAACTGCAATTGGAATCACATTTATTCTTGCACTTTTGAAGGCAGATCAAATCGTTATGGATATAGCGATATGGGCAACCATCGGGCTTCTTGGGCTCTCGCTCTTAATTTATGCGGCTCGACTTTTCGGCCTACGAAATCGCTCCAATTAATCACATGAGGTTCAGTAAAAGCTCACCGACTCAGGACCAAGATCGCCTGGAATCTGGACTGAAAAAAACCCGGGATGGCCTCTTCGGAAAGATCGGCCGTCTCATCAAAGGGAAACGTAAGATTGACGAATCCGTGCTGGATGGCATTGAGGAAGCTCTGATCACCAGTGATGTGGGGGTCAATACCACCCTAGAAATTGTCAGTCGGATTGAGAAAAGAGCGGCGCGAGACCGATACACCTCATCCGACGAGCTACGGACGCTGATTAACCAGGAAATTGCCGAACTCCTTGAAAAAAATCTGCCCGCACGCCCTGCAGATTTTGATGCTCCGCTCAAGAACCATCCCCATGTGATCATGGTGGTCGGTGTCAACGGTGTGGGAAAAACTACAACCATAGGAAAGCTTGCATGGCGTTACACGCAGGCAGGCCGAAGTGTGCTCATTGGCGCCGGGGATACCTTCCGGGCAGCAGCGATTGAGCAGCTTGAGATCTGGACCAATCGCGCACAGGCTGACATCATCAAACAATCACACGGAGCGGATCCCGCAGCCGTCGCATTCGACACGGTCCAATCAGCAGTTCATCGCTCCGCGGACGTCGCTATTATTGACACTGCAGGTCGCCTGCATACCAAAACGGGGCTCATGGATGAGCTTGCAAAAATAAAACGTGTCATGGGCCGCCAACTCGCTGGGGCGCCTCATGAAGTGCTCCTGGTACTGGATGCCACGATCGGACAGAATGCACTGCGGCAGGCCCAGGAATTTACACGGAGCGTAGATGTGACCGGCCTGGTTGTCACAAAGCTGGATGGCTCCGCCAAAGGGGGCATTATTATCGGCATCTCGAATGAGTTCAAAGTGCCTGTCAAGTATATCGGAGTAGGAGAGGGACTGGAAGATCTGCAGATCTTTAATCGGGATCATTTCGTGAAAGCCTTGTCCATCGTATGATCCCCTCCGGCCTCAAGCCTTCCTGACTGATAAGCAAAGCCGAATAGACTGATATGCGAGTAGTCTTTATGGGGACTCCCGATTTTGCTGTACCCTCACTGAGGGCGCTGGTAGAGAATGGCTACCGACCTGTTGCTGTAGTTACCGGGCCGGATCGCCCGCGCGGACGAGGCCGCAAACTTCAACCAACCGCCGTCAAGCAAGCCGCACAGCGTTTTGGTATCAAGACCCTCATTCAACCGGAGTCCGTAAAAGATCCTGCGTTTGCAGCTCAGATCAATGACCTCAATTGTGATCTCCAGATCATCGTTGCATTCCGGATTCTGCCTCCTGAAGTATTCACATGTGCAAAGCTCGGAGCATTTAACCTTCACGCTTCTCTGTTGCCTAAATTTCGAGGAGCTGCTCCAATCAACAGAGCGCTGATGGCCGGAGTGACTGAAACCGGGGTAACGACTTTTTTTCTGAAGCCTGCGGTCGATACAGGGAATATTATCCTTCAATGGCCAACCGTCGTTCCGACAGATGAGACCGCGGGAAGCCTGCATGATCGACTCGCAAAACTTGGGGCACGTGCCGTTTTGGAAACAACCCGGCGAATTGCCACCGGAAATGTACAGGGGTGTCCACAGGATAATTCACTTGCAACTGCCGCTCCGAAAATTTTTCGGGATGATTGCCGTATTCGTTGGACCGATTCGGCGGACCAGGTCCATAACCACTGCCGCGGCCTCTCCCCCTACCCTGGCGCCTGGACTCCGTGGAAATCAGGAACCCTGAAGATTCTGGGAAGCCGTGTTACAGAGGGAACAGGGAGCCCGGGGACCGTACTCAGATCGGATGGCCACATCGTGGTTGCCTGCAAGACTGGAGCAATTTCCATCACACACCTACAAGCTCCGGGGCAACGGGTTCTTGCAGCGAAGGACTTCCTGAATGGACATCCGATCGTGCCGGGATCGCACCTATCAGGCCAGAGATAAAGTCTGGCTTCTAGGAATTATAGAATTGGTAGGGTGTAGTGCGATCATGGTTCTATATTAAATCCCAATGGGCTACCGGATCATACGGAACAGAATCTTCAAGAGATTCCGGTTGCTGTTGCTGTTCTCCCCCGAAAGAGTAGGTCAATTTGGGATATTATATGATCAGACCAAAAGCCTGAGTTGGCATAAAAACACTATTTTTGTACAGAACTTCGGAGTCAGAATTTCTTTGCTCTAACGAAATAAACTTCGTTAGATAGATAATTATATAGCGTAGCGTTCAGATCATGACTAACAGTATATCCCCATTTCCAGAGGGTTGGTATTTCGTGGCCAGTCACAAGCACCTACTGAAGGAGAAGCTGATTCGAAAAACCTGGATGGGCGAAGAAATTGTCGTTTGGTGTGATGATAAAGGTCGTGTGTGTGTGGCAGATGCATTTTGCCCACACCTGGGAGCAGATCTGGGGCCAGAATCTGGCGGCATGGTGCGTGACGGTTGTCTCGTATGCCCGTTTCATGGGTTTGAGTTTGAAGTCAGCGGTAGATGTTCCGCGACGCCGTATGCCCCGCCCCCCAAGACTGCACGGCTAAAGGTGTACGAGACGAGAGACATCAATGGAATCGTCTTTGCCTGGTGGGGGCTCGATGGACGCCCTCCACAGTGGTATCTTCCAGAGAGCCCCGAAAGTGAGGGCCGGTGGAGTGAACTGGCATTTAAGACGATTCGGTTTCCAGGTCATCCTCAAGAAACCACGGAGAATTCGGTTGATTTAGCTCATCTGCGGTACGTGCACGGCTACGATAATGTCTATCGGTTTGAACCGCTTGCAGTGGATGGTGCTTACCTCAGGAGCAGTTTTGATTTCATACGTGCTCAGAATGTAGCTGGGGTAAAGATTCATTTTGATGTGACTGCAAAAGCGCAAATCTATGGGTTTGGATACTCAAACGTGAAGATCCACGAGAAGTCCATTGATATGCACATCAATTTTTATGTGCTAGCAACTCCTGTAGACGGGAAGCACATTGATTTGGTACTGGCCAGCCAGGTACAGCAGATGCGTAAACCAAAACGGGCAATTGTTGGTCTGCGATTTCTACCTCAGAATATTCGAACCGGTCTCATGAACAGATTCATCCTACTTATGCAAGAGAAGGATGTGAGGGATGATGTCTATATCTGGCGGAATAAGCGATATATTCCGCAGCCGCGGCTATGTAAGTCGGACGGTGAAATTGGAAAATTCCGACGCTACTGCAAGCAATTTTATTCATAATCCTAAACTGCCCTACTTGACGAGGATTCCCGCGTAGGTGTGTATCCCACATGATACATGAGTCCACACCACGGTATTAGGTGTGAATACGTATATTGTTGTTATAGAACCAAAGCATTTCCCTTGACCCAGCAGGAACCAATTTGAGGATGATGCTTACCTACAAAACCAGTATTTGAATAGTGTTTTCCTTAGTCTCCCCACAGAATAGATCATGAGCGAAAACAACACCTCGTCTGAGATCAGTCTTGCCGAAGAATTGATCCTTCTGACATTGGATGAAAAGACTGGTTACCTGGAGATCGTGCCCGGTTGGGAGTTCTCGTGTGTTATGGCTGGAGCGATCATTGCCGATCTTGCACTTAAGGGCCGGATTGATACAGATCTGGAGTCGCTCTACCTGATTGATGCCGCTCCGACAGGAGATAAACTGCTTGATGTTACACTCCAAGATATTGCCACGTCCAACAAAGTTCGCGATGCGCAATTTTGGATTGAGAAAAACGCAAATCGGGTTGATGACGTAGTCTCTACTTCGTTCGACCGCCTAGTAGACCGGGGAGTTCTTGTTCGCGAGTCTGGCGAATTTTTTGGCTTGGCTCGCTCGGTTTCACGATCGGGTCTCTATCCATATTTAGGTTCGTCAAGACGTGAAGCGAAGGCAAGAATTCTGGATGTGATCTTACATGACACTCTTCCAGATCCTCGGGATGCGATTCTTATCGCATTACTTCATGCGTGTGGCGGGTTCAAGATCCTGCTTGAAGAGGAAGACTACGAAGAGTCTCTAGAGAGAATCGAATTGGTATCCAAGCTAGATCTTCTGGGACGAACGGTCGCTACAGCAGTGCAGAATAGTGCTGTCCAACCTAGGCGAAAAGCCCCGAAAACCAAACCTATTCCAAAAATTGGATTCCTTGAAATCTTTAAGCACCGAGACTTTCTCAGGGGATATATTCCGCGGGGGCTGCATCGGCTTCATTCTCAACATGGTTCGGTAATTAAACTACCGTATAAGATGCAGGGGTTTCCCACGTACCTTATGACGGGAGCAGAAGCAAACCATTGGATCAACAAAAACGGTCGATTTTATTTTCGCTCGAAGGAATATATCAAAGACTTTGAAAACGCATTTGGTTCTACAAGAACTCTACCGGGCTTGGACGGTGCTGACCATTATAGGATGCGCAAGGGCTTGAAGGGGGTCTATTCTCGTTCTGCGATTGGATGTAGGCTGCCAGAAATGTACTATCACAGCAGGAGATCCATGAGCAAATGGAAGGAAGGAGATGAGTTGCCCGTCATGGATACACTGAGATCGTACATGAGTGATCAGGTCTCACATTTGGTCTACAATGTGGACTGTTCACATTTCTCAGACGAACTGCTGGATTTTCAGCATCGTGCTTTGATCGTGCACACCATGAATGCATTCCCCAAATTCATGATCAAAACGCGAAAAATGAAGCGCTATAGAAAGCGTGTGGCTGAATTTCAGGAGATGATCATTTCATCTCACACTCCTGGGCAGCGTAAAGGCCAACCAATGGATATTGCCGATGGGTATCTGGAACTTCACAAGAATGATCCTCAGTTTGTGTCAGAAACAGATTTGACCTTCTCGTTTGTTGCAGGCATGGTTGCAAGCATTTATCTGGGTTCGGGGATTTCACTCGCACTCTACTGCATGATTCGAAACCCGGAAATCCACGATGCCATTTACCAGGAAGCGGAGAAGCTTTTTGGGAACGGACGAACGCCCGAAGATCAAGATTTCTGTCCCAGAAACACGGACATAACTCTACGTCTCATGATGGAGGCTACTCGCATGTATCCCGTGATTCCATGGCAGGTGAGAGCCGTTGTGAATCGGTGCGTTTTTGACGGATATGAAATACCCTCGAGGTCACGAGTTCTGATCGGTCATACCGCAACTCATTACAACAGTGATTATTTCAAGGATCCCTACAAGTTCGATATAGACCGCTATTTACCCGAGCGATCAGAGCATACACAGCCTGGTGCCTACATGCCATATGGTTTGGGTACACACACCTGTCTTGGACGCCGTTATACGGACCTTCAGATTGCCGTAAACCTCATGCTCATTGCCTACCACTTTAAACTGGAGATTCTACCCAAAGAGGGGGAAATCAAAATCAATCCGCTTCCGAACTGTCATCCCCGAAAATACCTCAAGTTTCGTGTCGCCGAAATCAGAAACCCGATTCCCACCGCATGAGAGTGTGCTGGGAGAGTATTGGTAATCTGGGTAGCCAGGATTCGCTCCATCCGCGGAATGGTCTCCACTTACCCTACTATACCAGGGAGTATTTGAATTTTCCCTAAACTCATGGCTCACCTCATAATTTGGGTAAAAACCCCAAGTTTAAGGCATTTCCTCCGGGGACGAATGAGAACGGAAGAGATTAATCTCAGCGGGAATCTAGGCGAAGCAGAGTTCTCTATTCTCCCCTCAAAAACCTGAGAGAGAGGAGAAACCATGCCGTGGAAGCTATCGAAAAGGCTCAGGGATGCGTACCGGGAGGGCAATGTCGCCCGTCGCGTGCAAGACTTTGAAGGTTGGATGGAGCGAGCGACGCCCGAAGCCGTTAATTCAGGCGATTACGACCACACCAAGCTGGTCAAGGACTACTACGATCTTTACAGCGAGCTAATGACATGGAGTTGGGGTGAATCCCTGCACTTCGCACCCCTCGCTCCACATGAGACCTTGGAGGATTCCAAAACCCGCCATCAACGATTGATGATCGACAAGCTGGACCTGAAGCAGGGTATGACGGTGGTTGATGTCGGTTGTGGAATCGGTGGCCCGATGCGTCGTGTCGTTCGCGAGGCCGGTGTTCAAGTTGTTGGGATTAACAACAACACAATCCAGCTGGAAAAAGCGAAAAGATTGAATGCTGAGGCTGGGATTGATCACATGGTTGATTATTTGGCCTGCAGCTTCATGAATATGAACGGTATTGAAGACAATACCTTTGACGGGGGTTATGCCATTGAGTCAACGTGCTATGCCCCGGATAAAAAAAGGGCGTTTGAAGAGATATTCCGCGTGCTGAAACCTGGCGCTCTGTTCTGGGGGCAGGAGATGTGTCTGACGGATAAGTTTGATCCGAATGATAGTCGGCACTGTGATCTTAAGCACGACCTCCAGCGCGACCTCGCACTAAAGGATATCGCTACGTTCGGGGAAGTGAATCAAGCGCTTGAAGCAGTGGGGTTCCACATTATTGAAGGGATGGACCGCGAAGTATCAGGGGAAGGGACCACACCATGGTATCAGCCCATGGAGAGTCGACATGGGATGTTGGGAAACGTCTTGTTCAGGCTTCCAAAGGGCCGTAGAATGATAGTTGCAGGATCGAAGTTGGCCGAGATGGTTGGGTTGTTTCCAAAGGGTTCCGCAGAAGTCTTCCGATCCTTGGACCAAGCCGCCGATGCCTATGTCGAAGGCGGAAAAACCGGTATCTTCACGCCGCTGTATTGTTTCTTGGCACGCAAACCCCATTAGACCGATTGCACGGTCTCGCACGGCGTGTGCCGTTACGATCGACGGACAAGATTGAGATGAAGACAGAGGTGAGAACCGGGGCTAGGGCTGCATCCAATTTATCGCCGGAAGAAAGTTCGGATTGACCCAGTTTACAATTTTCATCGCCAAACGGGCACTTTTTTCGTGACGTTTGGGGAAACGATGGAAGCGATCAAACATGGCCGTGTATGTTGTTTTACGTAAAGCTGTTTTGTATATTCTCGGGGCGGCAATGGCAGGATTCTGAGTTATAAAACGAGACTATTAACCTCAGGCTGACTTCGGTACTCAGTGCATGGATTATGAATTCAGTAGGCATACCCGAATGAGATGTTTCTGGAATTCAACACGACTTATCACAAGTTCAAAGGCAGCGGGGATTCTAGAACAGACTTCGGTTGATCAATGCTTGTATCCCATTGCAAAAATATTTGCATATCCTGGAGGTCTCCGAAAATGAACGATTCCCTCAGAATGAAAAAGAACCTTTTTTGCCAGCATAAAGGATCTGAAAATTTCACGCGATCCAATGGGCAGAAGACGTAGCTTTTTGGTTGCCGGTATTACCCTTGTCGGGTGTGTGGCTATTGCCGCTACTCTCATCGCTCGAAGACCTGAAACTGCCCGCCAGGCTGTTCCCCCACGTGCCCCGTTTGTAACTACCGATTCCGTTACGAGTGGAGAGGGACCAATCCCGATATATGGCGGAGGTACTGTACGCCCATATGCAGAAGTGAATGTGACAGCGGAAATTTCCGGCAGAATCGTGTGGGTGAATCCTGTCTTCCAAAGTGGAGGACTAGTGTCCTCAGGTGAGATTCTATTTCGAATTGATGATGCAGATTACTTGGGTAGAGTAGACAGGGCACACGCCAATGTAGCCGCTCAAGAACTTGAGTTAATGCGTGTGAAGGAAGAATCCAGTATTGCGAAGACACAGTTCGAGAGGTGGGAAAATGAGGGGAATACTGAACAACCCAGCCCCTTAGCGTTGTGGGAACCCCAACTAGCAGCTGCTCAGGCCGCGCTGAACAGGGACCAGGCTGAGCTCGTCGAAGCCGAATTGCATCTTTCCAGAGTCGCCATTAAAAGTCCCTTTACGGCCGCGGTTTTGAGCGAGTCTGTTACAGTAGGACAGTTCGTGGCACCAGGCCAAAATGTTGGACGCATATATAGTATTGATACGGTTGAGGTAGTGGTACCACTTCCAGACGAAAGTGCGGCACTGATTCCTGGACTCTGGGGATTGAGACCAAGCGCCCAAAACAAACGGGCTTCCGCTCGTGTAATCGCAAAGTATGGCGAACGGCATTATTTGTGGACGGGTTATGTCGATCGTGCGGAAGCGGCGCTGAAAAAGCAGACACGCACAATTGAAGTGGTCATTCGTGTACCCAATCCGTTCACAGCTGGATCAGACCTGAACACGGAAGACTTCACGCAGTCGAACAGCATCCCACCTCTTCTGATCGGTAAGTTTGTGAACGTCGAAATTGACGGAGCAATTCCAGACCAGTATTTCAGGGTACGGCGATCAGCTCTCAAACCGGATGCTGAGGTATGGGTTGTGCGCAACGATGTACTGAACCGCGTTCCTGTACAAGTGCTGCAGCGCTCAGAGGATGAGGTTTTTCTTATTGGATCCCTTGAGGCAGGACAACAAGTTGTTGTGAGTGGAATCCAAGCAGCCATTGATGGGATGGCAGTACGGACCCAATTATAAGGGGATTCCAGCCTACCGAGACCATGCAACCCGGGCATTGCATCCATGAACACGGCAAGAGATATTCTCAAATTCAGATCAATCGTGAACATAGCAATATGAGCATCCAGTCTGAAGTTGATCAAACTTTCCCCTACGTGTTGTTTCCAAACCCTAGAATCCGATTGCGCTGATGAATCAGGAGGGCCCCTATTCGGGTGAGCCGGCAGGGCCAATCGCCTATATGGCGAGTAATCGGATTGCCCCCAATTTGTTAATGTTTGGCATTATCGCCTTGGGCCTTGTATCACTTGGGGGTCTGGAGCGGGAAGGCTGGCCGGTAGTCCCCTTCAATATGATTGAAGTTTTCATGGCCTATCCTGGGGCTACGCCAGAAGAGATTGAAGAATCCATCATAGTAAAGATTGAAGAGCGAATTGAGACACTGGAGGATGTCAAGGCAATCAGATCCCTAGCCGCTCCCGGGCTGGCATCCGTCAGAATTCAGTGGCGAACCGGCACGAATCTCAGCGAAGCGATGGACGAGGTGCAGGCTGCTGTCGGACAAATTCAGTCTTTTCCGGCCACAGCCGAGCGCCCCCAGTTTTGGGAAATGGACAGCCGTACCAGTGTGATTCGACTGATGCTTTTCGGTGATGCCACCGAACGCGCGCTGAAAGAACTTGCCTATCAAGTCAGAAATGAATTAAAAACTTTGCCTAGCGTATCCCTCGTCGAAGTCAGCGGCACGAGGGATTATGAGATCTCTATTGAGGTACCACTTGCTACATTGCGCGCGCTCGGATTGACGCTGGAGGACATTGCCTACGCTGTCCGCCAGAGCTCACTCAATCTTTCTGCCGGGAGCATTGACACAAGGGAGTCCGAGGTCCGGGTGCGCACTATTGGCCAGAATTACAATCAACTTGATTTTGAGGAAATCGCCATTGTTGCTCAAAACGACGGTGCGATTGTGCGTCTCAGAGATATTGCAACGATTCGGGACGGATTCCAGGAAAACAATATGATTGTTCGCCATCAGGGCACGCCGGCAGTTTTCGTGGAAGTCTATCGAGGAGAAGATGAGAATGTTAAAACGATTTCGGACACAGTCAATGAGCACGTACGGGATGTGATCCTGCCTTCACTTCCCGATGGTATTGGGATTACTGTATGGAACGATGATTCTCCTGTCTATGCAGAGCGTGCAGGTCTTTTGGTTCGGAATGGTATTCTGGGCTTCATCTTAGTTTTCATCGCCTTGGCCCTTTTTCTTGAGATCCGGCTTGCAATATGGGTTATTTTCGGTCTGGTCACCTCCGGTGTAGGTGCATTGTCGGTCATGCTGTGGCTTGATCTTCCACTCAACGCCCAGTCACTTTTCGCATTCCTCCTGGCAATCGGTATTATTGTGGACGACGCCATTGTCGTAGCCGAGAGAATCTATTCTCAGCGCATGAAAGGTCTTCCTGGACCGGTCGCTGCGATCCGGGGAACACGAAGAATCAAGACAGCACTAACCTTCGCAGTCCTCACCTCGATAGCGGCGTTTACTCCTCTGCTCTTCATTCCGGGTGGTGTTGGAGAGGTATGGTTCGCATTGCCGGCGATTGTTATTGGTATGCTGGTGATTTCTCTGATTGAAGCACTTTTCATTCTACCTGCGCATCTGTCCCACCTGCCGGGTCCGGAATGGACGCCATCCAATTTTGCAGATAAATTCCTTTTTCGTATTCGAACATCCGTAGATCAAGGGCTGACCAGGTTCCTTAAGGGCCCCTTGAATCGCGCCCTCCGCTTTGCTACGGATTATCCCGCAATTATTATTTCGGGAACCCTCGGTTTGTTTGTACTCTGTGTGTCGCTAATTCCGGCAGGCGTGGTTCCGACAACACTTATCGGCGTAGTCGAGGGTGATTTTGTCACTGCTACGCTTGAAATGCCAGAGGGAACGCCCGAAGAGAGAACTCTTGAAGTTGCAATGGAACTGGAGGCTGCAGGCAGACGCGTGATTGAACGTTTGGATCAGGAAGGGCCGGAGGGCGCCCCTTCACTGCTGCAGGGGACACTCATCGTGGTAGGTCAAGGCCCTCGTGTAGAAGGAGGAGGACTTGATTCATCTCCTACCATGAATCCCCAGTCCCATATTGCCGGTATTGAAATCAGGTTACTGAGTGCCCAACAACGGGATATGTCCACCATTACAATTATGCAGGCTTGGCGGGAAGAGGTGGGAATCTTGCCCTATGTCCGGGGAATTGCTTTCAGTGGTGATGTCATCAACCTGGGAAATCCTGTGGAGGTTGTTCTATCTCACCCAAACTCAGAGCGTCTCATTGTTGCTGCCGATTCAGTAGTGAATAGCCTGTATAGTGTGGCCGGTGTCTTTGATATCCGCTCGGATCATGCCCCGGGGATCGGGGAGATTCAGCTGGGGTTAAGGCCTGAAGCGCGAACACTCGGCATCACCGTCGAAGATCTGGCACAACAGGTACGGTCAGCTTTTTTTGGTGTGGAGGCGGTAAGACTGCAGCGAGGCGAAGAAGAAGTCCGGGTCTATACGCGCTTGCCCGCTAGTGAGCGAGAAGCAATCACGGACGTCGAAGGATATTTGATCCAGACGCAATCAGATGGGAAGGTTCCGATCCACCAAGTTGCCACGATGACAATGGGAACATCCCCACCAGTAATTCGACGCAGAGACGGGCAACGAATTGTGACCGTGACGGCAGATGTGAATGCTGAAGTGATCTCTGGATCACAGGCCAACGAGATTCTTGAAAATAGATTCCTCCCAGATATAACCGCTTCCGAGCCGGAGTTAACCTATTCCTTTGGGGGGGAACAGCAAGAACAACTGGAGTCTCTGGGAGCACTCAACCGTGGTTTTATGCTTGCCATGCTGGCGATATACGCGTTGTTGGCGATTCCCCTGCGCTCCTATCGTAAACCATTCCTATTGATGGCCATCGTGCCATTTGGCCTTATTGGAATTATCCTTGGTCATGTGATACTAGGCCTCCCGCTCAGCGCTGTTTCTTTCCTGGGCTTTTTCGGCCTCAGCGGGGTCATTGTGAACGATTCGTTAGTAATGATTGATTCAATCGATCGACGCATTCGAGAGGGAAGTACACCAAGACACGCAATTGTCGAAGGTGCTAAGAGTCGCTTCCGTCCCATTATGCTAACGTCAGTGACTACATTTTTGGCATTTGTGCCGCTTATCCTAGAACCCGCGATTCAAGCACAGTATCTGGTCCCATTCGCGGCATCATTAGGCGTTGGTATCATGATTACAACTGCAATCCTGATGCTGCTCTTACCTGCACTGATGGCTGCTTTCTCTCGAATCAACTCCAATCGCACTGCACAGGATATGCAGAATGCCTGATCCTGTCTTAGACCAGACCTTCCGATTGCTGCAACCTCTTGCTCATTGCCTACCACTTTAAACTGGAGATTTTACCTAAAGAGGGGAAGTCAAAATCAATCCACTTCCGAACTATTATCCCCCGAAAACATCTCAAGTTTCGCGTCACTGAAATCAGCCCCCCACTGCATGAGAGTGTGTGATAGGGCACTGGTAGCCCGGGTTTTTCAGAGTCTGACGCCGCCTCACCTCCAGT
This window harbors:
- a CDS encoding biotin transporter BioY produces the protein MTAPSARTPWIETLTPEKASVLVQLLAVTFFAVATALGAQVRIYLWEIPVTLQTLFVYGSGLVLGARNGFLSMILYLLIGMFLPVYAGSGHGLTYLTTAVSAGYLLGMPLSAYVIGLIGKNKTSVFSGVIAVAAGSVVLFACGVSWLHFAASHMSWWYSIEVGWLRFVAFDAVKVLIVGLTYGGLRRWGR
- a CDS encoding CDP-alcohol phosphatidyltransferase family protein; translation: MFRIGSPVWYLFKCDFVPRDLNCAILSSFSMQGPYWTLANLLSISRVPLSGAAAVVIFTDGPVIWSLALILAAGLTDLLDGQVARRTNTVSEWGKILDPAADKISAALLGIALVWKSLLPFWVLGAIILRDFLIVMGGFFLTRYLGHVQMSNLPGKIAATAIGITFILALLKADQIVMDIAIWATIGLLGLSLLIYAARLFGLRNRSN
- the ftsY gene encoding signal recognition particle-docking protein FtsY; this encodes MRFSKSSPTQDQDRLESGLKKTRDGLFGKIGRLIKGKRKIDESVLDGIEEALITSDVGVNTTLEIVSRIEKRAARDRYTSSDELRTLINQEIAELLEKNLPARPADFDAPLKNHPHVIMVVGVNGVGKTTTIGKLAWRYTQAGRSVLIGAGDTFRAAAIEQLEIWTNRAQADIIKQSHGADPAAVAFDTVQSAVHRSADVAIIDTAGRLHTKTGLMDELAKIKRVMGRQLAGAPHEVLLVLDATIGQNALRQAQEFTRSVDVTGLVVTKLDGSAKGGIIIGISNEFKVPVKYIGVGEGLEDLQIFNRDHFVKALSIV
- a CDS encoding methionyl-tRNA formyltransferase, which encodes MRVVFMGTPDFAVPSLRALVENGYRPVAVVTGPDRPRGRGRKLQPTAVKQAAQRFGIKTLIQPESVKDPAFAAQINDLNCDLQIIVAFRILPPEVFTCAKLGAFNLHASLLPKFRGAAPINRALMAGVTETGVTTFFLKPAVDTGNIILQWPTVVPTDETAGSLHDRLAKLGARAVLETTRRIATGNVQGCPQDNSLATAAPKIFRDDCRIRWTDSADQVHNHCRGLSPYPGAWTPWKSGTLKILGSRVTEGTGSPGTVLRSDGHIVVACKTGAISITHLQAPGQRVLAAKDFLNGHPIVPGSHLSGQR
- a CDS encoding Rieske 2Fe-2S domain-containing protein; translated protein: MTNSISPFPEGWYFVASHKHLLKEKLIRKTWMGEEIVVWCDDKGRVCVADAFCPHLGADLGPESGGMVRDGCLVCPFHGFEFEVSGRCSATPYAPPPKTARLKVYETRDINGIVFAWWGLDGRPPQWYLPESPESEGRWSELAFKTIRFPGHPQETTENSVDLAHLRYVHGYDNVYRFEPLAVDGAYLRSSFDFIRAQNVAGVKIHFDVTAKAQIYGFGYSNVKIHEKSIDMHINFYVLATPVDGKHIDLVLASQVQQMRKPKRAIVGLRFLPQNIRTGLMNRFILLMQEKDVRDDVYIWRNKRYIPQPRLCKSDGEIGKFRRYCKQFYS
- a CDS encoding cytochrome P450 gives rise to the protein MSENNTSSEISLAEELILLTLDEKTGYLEIVPGWEFSCVMAGAIIADLALKGRIDTDLESLYLIDAAPTGDKLLDVTLQDIATSNKVRDAQFWIEKNANRVDDVVSTSFDRLVDRGVLVRESGEFFGLARSVSRSGLYPYLGSSRREAKARILDVILHDTLPDPRDAILIALLHACGGFKILLEEEDYEESLERIELVSKLDLLGRTVATAVQNSAVQPRRKAPKTKPIPKIGFLEIFKHRDFLRGYIPRGLHRLHSQHGSVIKLPYKMQGFPTYLMTGAEANHWINKNGRFYFRSKEYIKDFENAFGSTRTLPGLDGADHYRMRKGLKGVYSRSAIGCRLPEMYYHSRRSMSKWKEGDELPVMDTLRSYMSDQVSHLVYNVDCSHFSDELLDFQHRALIVHTMNAFPKFMIKTRKMKRYRKRVAEFQEMIISSHTPGQRKGQPMDIADGYLELHKNDPQFVSETDLTFSFVAGMVASIYLGSGISLALYCMIRNPEIHDAIYQEAEKLFGNGRTPEDQDFCPRNTDITLRLMMEATRMYPVIPWQVRAVVNRCVFDGYEIPSRSRVLIGHTATHYNSDYFKDPYKFDIDRYLPERSEHTQPGAYMPYGLGTHTCLGRRYTDLQIAVNLMLIAYHFKLEILPKEGEIKINPLPNCHPRKYLKFRVAEIRNPIPTA
- a CDS encoding methyltransferase domain-containing protein, whose protein sequence is MPWKLSKRLRDAYREGNVARRVQDFEGWMERATPEAVNSGDYDHTKLVKDYYDLYSELMTWSWGESLHFAPLAPHETLEDSKTRHQRLMIDKLDLKQGMTVVDVGCGIGGPMRRVVREAGVQVVGINNNTIQLEKAKRLNAEAGIDHMVDYLACSFMNMNGIEDNTFDGGYAIESTCYAPDKKRAFEEIFRVLKPGALFWGQEMCLTDKFDPNDSRHCDLKHDLQRDLALKDIATFGEVNQALEAVGFHIIEGMDREVSGEGTTPWYQPMESRHGMLGNVLFRLPKGRRMIVAGSKLAEMVGLFPKGSAEVFRSLDQAADAYVEGGKTGIFTPLYCFLARKPH